A region of the Gouania willdenowi chromosome 1, fGouWil2.1, whole genome shotgun sequence genome:
ctgtagatcacggCTCTTTGAAGATATGATGGCACAGTGagttgtgacgctgctcttggaagCGATGGGTCACAGGTTAGCGtcctgcttcagtgtttttttaggacgtcgagatgactgatgacaatattacattaaaaatcaatataaatgatgtgatatcaagcggcatttactgtctttatatccagtgtaacaggagggctctctatgcagccatcttatgctgctgacacgtctcctcagagacaatttattcatattattcaccgctcgtcatgtcactgaagcaataaagtgatgaagcgaccaaaaattgtgactaattacgggtgatttaagccactataatcactgaagactgaacgcacctttagaacaggctcatattcctcaaacaccggcttatttcacccattagggtgaataaatcactattttccgggtggttgccatggcagctcgactcatcttcaatccattgatgatggctttttatcgcgcgcattcacgtaagtaacccaaggtttacataatcagggttgattgacccacttcataccagctgtaatggaatccgatacccagagtttcccatcgcggggtgtgttgacccagagtttatggatagactcagagtttaactctcctttatggaacacccctctgaCATCATACACCTTGATTGTACCAATCTTATTATAttgtaaaacattcaacaatacctgtgaaacaatataaacgtgttgttttaactgcacacgAGGTAggtatttcaaatataaattcaaAATTTAACATTGCTaatcaaaatactaaattatataacttcctttagtcttttattttttcacattttaaaaactaaataaaggtGTTCaacaggttacactgcagacctgtttggagctctttgccaaaaataaagtgcacagcagtattttggtttgacaaataaacaaaatcacagggtggatgataaaataataatctgcaggacaaactaacaaaacttCTTAAACCACtaataaagtgtcctgagttttaagtttccttgcagtgcaaaaattaaaaatgtccaaatgcagcagctttgtggatatttaaatgtaaaaatattattctaaaaataacttgcaacagCTGACAGGACAAAAGCTAAAAGTTAAACAttctacagaaataataaagtgcagcataTGTAACATTGTCATAAGTCAAAGTTTAATGACAGAATGAACGTGACaccataggtggagtttgagattcttgccgggggggcagcaaaaaaaaaaaaaaaaatatatatatatatatatatatatatatatagaatgtCTCAAATTtcgcttcacaaataaggaatgaaaacaaatgtaccaatctaactgtttttatattattatttttcctttctgtaacataagttttgaaagctgtattatggacctgccaaaataaatccaaaatgcatcttgaaatgttcagcacctaCTGTAACATAAAtaatgagagagtaaagttgctcaaattaagcagtgttattatttattatgataTATCATACATCACTCGATACAtttgctttaatatgggagatacactttaacatggagggatagacttgctgtcagttgtaaatcactaagttaaacaacaggtaggagagaataaaaggaTTCATAtgaattaaaagcatttaaaagatcaacaatgtagattatggcatttAACGGCTCTAACAACGTAACTCCACCTTCGCTGGTTGTCTATGTGCTCCCGTGACTGGTGGAAACCGATTTTGTTGTGGGGAGGCGGGCGAGTAGATTATCACCATCAATCCACTCAATCCACCATTTTATATTCAGACATGTGCTAGTGAGCGCAGGGTTTGCTTGTTCTCTGTTCCAGCCTGCAAACTCTGTGTATGCATGacacaggttagttgttctcagacttattacagtcacttaTACATTAGTGGAAGGTTTTTCTTCAAATCCAAAGCGTTGAACTCCATAACTTTCCTCCTAGtagctttgctcttttcacAAATAGGCAGTCTCAGCAGACCCCTGGCTCTGTTAGCTgtaactttagcattagcttgatctctagcttcaaatgctgcatactcagcggTGTGGTGTTTtcttaaagaaagtgtctagagaCACGTTATGTGCCTGTGATTTTACCGTATCAGGATAGTCGAGTGGTTTAAGGCGCTACattcaaggattcttccttccgctaacgtgggtttgaatcccactttcgacatatatattttttcattttaacatatttaccacggcaaattccacctttaaaaatacatatccgacgaaaataaacattttagggtatttcctgggttagggttagggttagggataaggttagggatagggttagggttagggttagggattgGGATAacgctaaaataaaagggtaagcggggtagctaaaaataaatgtgatctaaaataaaactgactgaactttaagtcacatggtgcacctatcacgtgacctaaactggccaaagagGGCACTGCGTATGATAGACTGGCAGTCTATTGATATGTTTCTGTATCGATAGTCATGGCCTTTCTTAAATGGTGAAtgaggtagcgttttgtttgcagctccaccaaggCCTATTTCCGcgttacaggaattacaaattgtgatccttttctctctttttttgtgtaaaacccccgaactgccgacatgctaagctaatcgtGGTGttagcacacacgcacacatgagCTGGTGGGCGGGTCTGTCAGTCAACTCAAAGTAGAACgggacagtggctgactttatgaCCCACTTTAAGACCTTTGTGGTGGTAGAAAAGATCGGCGGAAAAGATTGGTTTCATATGTAAGGATCGGCCGATCCCCCAAAATCATGGAAATCGCAGCGATTGATCGGCCGGCCTTATTTGCAACATTTAGGAAACCACGTTTCAAAAAAGTATTTgaatttttctgttacttttgaccagatttacagcaatacttgtaacatttgtgatatttttttctcttgtgaaaatataatgtccatgttaaatctaaattctaaatgttaaatataaatgttaaatctaaatgtcacaggtgaaacaaaatatttagctaTTATGCAAATTCGCAagcttttatgttttatgatttGCTATAATTTGCATATTTAgcttcacccgtgacatttagatttaacatttaacatttatatttaacgtttatatttaaaatttagatttaacatttagatttaacatttagatttaatatttaggtttaacattttgattaaacatttacatttacactttgatttagattcaacatttagatttaatatttacatttaccatttagatttaacattgccATTATATTTTTTACgagaaaataaatatcacaaattacacaaatattgcggtaaatctggtgaaaagtaacaaaaaaaatttcacacatgtttttttgaatatagtttgttgctaaatgttgcataaAGTTGATTTTAttatgcacaactttacaattgacGCCCCATACCATGTGCGTGACACCAAATAgacaattaaaatattaaacaatgaTTGCAAACATAATCTGAGTCGGAGTCATATTGTATCCACCAATGTTGCCAACTCAAACTAGGCAATATAGATTCTGCAGGTGTTCACTCTCCAGTCTCTACTCCGCTGTTATACTTTTCTTACTTCCACATTTCATTTCCCCCATGAAGGAAATAgagatgtgtttgtttattcttccttttttacagttttatttttaatttggacCCATATattaattaggggtgtcccgatccgatattaatATCAGATATTTGTCCGatttcagccagaaaacaaatatcagattttaacggactgcatctaaaatctccgatacattttacattatatgtattcaattgtagagtactgtatatattaaggtgaaggttaaaatgtatgtaaccaacaGGTTAATATGCGTCAACctattgttgctgactattgttctctgtttgagtaacatcacatcatcaagccttttctaacattccacactacaaaataagtaaacacTTTATTGttcagatgtattgaaatactGCCGCTCCACGGACACATTGGCCGATATCCGGACAAGCACGTGCTGGccgcagtgtttgtttgcgtcatcacaacatcctgtttgagCCGGATTGTTTCAgtgagaaaaatgtaaatgtgaaacaGCAATCAAAGTTTCAATCAATATTGTGTAGCATTATGATCATTGACAAGTTAAGTCAAGTCAAGTCAGTAACGCTCAACATGGACttaagggagcagggaggagagattcaaggtagaaaatggaagggtgggaaagagttgattattgtaaagtgagagtgagatgtgaagttgtaggtgtgaggcttaggtataatggagggaaggagtgagtggtaatacctaaaacaggtatttgggatcaacgtgtctaaagttaagcccactacaagttttatcccacagtccaaggcatgctagtgcatcgtagaccaatgtatgtgcaagaaccgccactgcaaacccaagcgctgcctcGGAcacgaagatgcagccaggccagcagaaagagtgggggccagggagccaaAGCAACCCCCTCACAGCCGAGCAGCCCTCCAGGCGCCCgtaagacaccaagccgagaggcagccactgccccccacacaCGCACCCAAGAAAGCACCAaagagccgaggacccagcgcaccccgccaccgacccaaacccccaaccccaaggccccccgccaacatccaccccaccacccccacccccgcccccGAGActccagcagacggccagagctgcGCCGAACGGGTGGCGCCCAGAGCCAgtagggaccggaccccaggccagaaggacccaaAATAGAAGCAGCACTGGGAACAGCCCGCCCAGGGACAACAACCACACCCCCGGTTGCCCTGGGCAACGAGGGGACGCTGCATGCCGCACCGtcagcccccaggcgcaccgaccgagCCCCCCAGATCACCCCaggtcaccttttttttttgacactgcCAGCGTGATTTAGTTATTGCTAAAGTCAGGCCCCGGGCGAAGCCCCGCGGGgagcgccccccccccccaccccagcccacgaaccggccacagtccagcaggaccgcacagccccagacggcgcaAGGACAGTAGCCCAGCCCCCGCCGCCCACCGAACAGCACAAGCCACGAGGCAATGCCCCCCACCGAATCATGGTTTCTATCGTAATTGGGAATTCATGACTGTAAATAaccacctgtgtgtgtttatgtcaaACTTCAGTACATTTAAATGTTGCTTTCTTGGACCCCTCCCCCTTGAAATATATCCTGTTTCTGGATTTCAGCCCTATATGAGCATCtctatcattttaattttagtcaaaattaatGCATGGATAAGGGTCAAACTTTCTAAGAGAAATAACGCAGTGAAGTTATTTgataattttaaatgtgttaatgTGATCAAAATGATTGTACTcatgaatttatttgtttttttcatagatAATTGAAGTGATGTGTTGCCAGCCACTCCTGTTTGTCCTGTGCTATTTCATGGTAGCACCACACTACTGCATTGGCTCTCTGAAGAACAACTCCTGTGTAGTAGAATATGGCAGAGCTGACTGCAGTCACCTCAGCCTCAGGAATATTCCTTCAGATCTTCCATGGAACATCACAAGTCTGGATATGTCTCACAACCTAATGGTGGGAATTGAGCTGTCCTCTCTTAGCCTGTACCCTGGCATCATACACCTGAACGTCAGCCACAACAGCATCGCAAAGCTAAATGAGTACCTGTGTCAGAAGCTACCGCTGTTACAGACTATTGACATGAATAAAAACCAAGTGCATCTGCTGAAGAAAGAAGAGCTAAGCTACTGCAACAGCCTGATATCGCTAAATTTAGCTAGTAACAGGCTTAAACTGCAAGGGGAACCATTCTCTGCACTCCAGGTAAACAGTTGCCCCCTCCCATTTTTACTACAGATAGGGTCAATCAAACTTCTagacacaaaaaagagaaagtACACAATATATAGAGTGCAAATGGCAATAATCACCAGTCACAGTTCTTACATTTGTCTTACACTAGTGCCTATGAAGTTGCTTGGGATGATCACTAAAACTGATAGACATAGTGTAAGGATCTACAAATCTAAAGTATTTCTTAACAAAATAGGTGAATTTACTaacaaaggttgaaattgccactagGAAGACAGTTTAATCAGATCAGTTTGTCGACAAATCGTCATATGACTTTTTTCGCACATTGCGTTGTGGAATCTGGAGTCCCGTAGAAGACTGCAAAGACAAAGGGCAAAAGTTTCTTTAAACAGTAACTAAACCTCTGGTTTGTTGCCACAagggggaaataaaaaaaatgccttcattatgggcggggctcctagGAGCATTGaagacacgcccagtttatactgtaaaatctccaaagaacaatctatgctctGCTAACTActtactcaatactcactatacctctctattcacagttttctcaatccaacctacacGCCACAGAATGCAGTCACAGCTGCTaatttttataggaggggcggggccaacagtgatgtGAAAAGCCACCAAAGTGTCACAAACCTATAATTTTTAGCCAGTAgtaaaatgtgattgtaattgccgggtttcaacccatagaaggcactcacttttacatttttacaacaaaatacaccaaattgaaatactttgactaaaatgtcaagagtttgtctaggatcaatcaacaacactactacaAATTTGCATACTGAGCATGGGTATAACAAACTCATGCCATCACATGTTTCTTTGGAATAAGAAAGTTACACTGACAGATGAAGGTAACCTTCTGACAGGACTGTGCAAGTTCAACTGTGATAGTCTGaaaagtgtcaacattggaGCTTGTTGTTCTATATACACAACTAACCAaaatagttgttttgttttccatGCACAACTCCCAGGTAAAGCACTCAATCACACCATCAACAGTCTTTGTCATACTTTCAACCAGTTTATAGTTTAATGTTCTTATGCAACACccattccttttttatttttcctgttgttATAGTTCATTTCATACCTGTTCATTTCAAAATCCATACCTTTCACTGAGTCAAGCCAAATTTCTGAGATGGCCTTTGGTTTGCCAATGGTTTGTTGAACTGACTCAAGATACTCTTtaatatttacaagtttatttCTATAGATAGTTTGCCTATAAACTCCAACtgttatttatataatataggTTGTTTATACTTATACAACTCCTACCATTATAATTGATGACATTTCTGGTAACCAGTGCTCTGTCTTCCTCTGGTGTGCCATTTCATTTTATGTAAATCTTGCAGTTTGACAGGTATGGTAAATACTTCCCATATCAGACCTTGCTATGTTAACTACTGTgaacttaaaagaaaaaaataatgaaacatgttttatataattaaaggcacaccgtggactttttgacctaaagagttgacccatatgagttattttaaatgtatcctcaggccaatatacagcgcttgacagtatcaaagCTCCGAGCGGGGTTGGAGGGGACGGTTGACCCGGCGTGCGTGAGGTCGCCCGTCCGACCCGACCCCAGCTCCCGTGCCGACCCTCAGCGAAGGGCGCCGACAATGGCGGCAAGGCCAGGGAAgctctgctcctccagcccatactccAGCCTATAGACTGTACCCGTGGCttgagcccagccccgcttcgcaccctaGCCCGACCGatccagccctgagagccaagcCTTATTCCGAAGTTACAGgacaactactgtctgcatacacaatcagtTGACAAGGGAAGCTGGCCCGaatgactgtttgttgatttttgcgacagtgctgcagcgcttgtggccactaggggcgcttgtgTGAAAGTTACCGGTCTAGCGCCCCTTGTGGTCAACAGTTACACAGTGTGCTTTTAAGACAATACAGTTTGCTGGTTCCTACTTTTAGCATTTATCCAAATTGAAGGCAGCCATCATGGATTTTAGCTGATTAAATCTTTTGGTCTAGATGACATAGAAAGTCATGTAATACCTCTTTGCCTAGGTTAGGGAATCTAtttctgaaattatttttttgatacAGGCTCAAATTCAGCGTAATAACCGAGGCCAAATTTGAACCAAGATTAGTAAACAAATTTGTGGATAACTGGGACATCCGTGGCATTTTATGTGATGTCACCCCTCCAAGGTTTAAATAAGATATcatgataataataactatTTTGAATTGAAGTTGCAAGAGGGGTACCAGCCAACAGGTTGCAAACTACTagtaaacattttttctttgctctttagatgtaaaaagtgttttcatttttgtttgactttatttttgcaCCAAAAGTGATAACCACCAACATTTGAAGTTCATTAATTTCatgtgattttgtttgaatgtaattgtacatttttgttgtatttttctggctTTTACAGAAGCTGAAGTTTCTTGATGTTTCCAACAACAATCTAAAGACAGCCAAGCTTGGTTCGATATCTCAGCTGCCAAGCCTGGTGGGCCTAAATTTGGCATTCAATGACTTTACTACACTGAAGAGAGATGACTTTGCCTTTCTCAATGAATCGTCCTTTCTGAAAGTTCTCAACCTGTCAGCCCTTTCTCTAAAAACAGTAAGAAAGTCCCAAAGGAAGATAGAAATGAAATAATGTTGTATAATGTGGAATGGTTACATGAATATGGCTGTACATGTGTTTCTTGTTTCCTTGTTATATCTCACTGAACaagttgtattgtttttgttttttgcagtttGAATCTGGTTGCTTTCATCCAATTTCTGGCCTTCATACACTAATACTGGATAAATGCAACATGGGAACTTTGGTCATATCTAAAGTATGCTCAGAACTCTCAGAAACAGCCATTGAGAATCTGTCTCTTCAGAAGATGAAGCTGGTTACCCTTACAAACACAACTTTCAGAGGGTTGGGAAAAACAAACCTAACCGTTCTGGATCTATCGAGCAATGGCATGGGAAAAATTGAAGACGGATCATTTCGGTGGCTGCCTCGACTTCAGACTCTGATTTTGTGCAACAACAACCTCAAGCATGTGACTAAGGGTACGTTTCTGGGGCTGAAATCGTTGAAAAACCTTCAGCTAATGAAAGCCCTGGTAAAGAGTCATACCTCCTCAACACCAATCATTGATGATTTCTCTTTTCAACCTCTAAGCACCTTGGAGAGTTTGATGTTGCAGAAAACTGCAGTGCGAGAAATCACAGAGAACACCTTTACAGGCCTTACAAGTCTTACAGAACTTGACATGAGTTGGAGTAGTTATGCAGCCCTCAAAAACATCACCAAAAAGACCTTTGTGTCTTTGTCAAATTCTCCTCTCAGAACGTTGAATCTGATTGGAACAGCTATTACCCGTATAAATTCTGGAAGCTTCTCATTCTTTGGAAACTTAACCACTCTTCTGTTAGATCACAATTTCATCAAACAGAATCTCACTGGTCAAGAATTTGAAGGTCTTGGTCAGCTGCAAGAGCTTTACATGGCTAATAATGGACAGTCACTCAACCTCACCGCAGAGTCATTTGTCCATACACCTAATCTTACAGTGTTAACTTTGGGAAAAAGCCTTCGAGCTATGGCTTTGAACCTGGATCTCTCTGCTTTCCAAAATCTGTCTAAGCTTAACATCCTGGATCTGAGCAACAACAACATagcaaacatcaaagaaaacctACTGCAAGGTCTCGTTAACCTGAAGGTACTGAGACTCCAGCACAATAACTTGGCTCGTCTGTGGAAGAGTGGCAACCTCGGTGGGCCGGTGTTGTTTCTAAAAGAAGCTCAGAAGCTCACAACCTTGCAGCTGGATTATAATGGATTGGATGAGATTCCTTTGATGACTTTGAAAGGTTTGACTCATCTCAAGGAGCTCAGCCTTAGTAACAATATTCTTAACAATTTCAAGGAAACTGTTTTTGATGATCTGACATCACTGCGTGTTTTACGTTTGGCAAAAAACTTCATCACCACTGTGAGACCTGAAGTGTTTCGAACTCCTTTTACGAACCTTAGCTTGCTCATGATGGAAAAGAATCCATATGACTGCACATGTGAGAGCATCCTGTGGTTTGTGACATGGCTAAACAGCACAAATGTGACCAGTATACCAGGAGTCAGGCATCAGTACATGTGTAACACTCCACTGGTGTACTCTAACCGCCCAGTAATTGACTTTGACCCCAGCTCTTGTAAAGATGCGACCCCATTTGAGGCTCTTTTTATATTAAGCAGCACAGCGGTTATCATTCTTACCTTGACTGCCCTTTTGGTTCGCTTCCATGGCTGGAGGTTCCAATTTTACTGGAATATAATGATCAACCGCACATTAGGTTTTAGTGATGCTAAAGATAAAGAGGGCAGAGAATTcgagtttgatgcttacatcaTACATGCTGCTGTAGAAAAACGCTGGGTGGACAGAACACTGGTTCCTTTGGAGCAGAAAGGGTACTGTTTTTGTTTGGAACATCGAGACTTCATCCCTGGCATGTCAATGATTGAATCTATTGTGAGCAACTTAAGAAAATCGAGAAAAATCATTTTCGTCATCACTGAAAGCCTTCTCAATGACCCTTGGTGTAGACAGTAAGTCAAATGTTTTACCTCAACACataatttttagttttgttttataaTAGATTGATTTCGTACAAGTAGTCAATTCTAAATAACTATTCACTTTAAGTTATTTATATTGACCAAATCTGCTCTTAGGGGTGAATACATATTGTACCGATTTCCCCAATGTTGTAAAAAATGACcatatttcctcatttattctTATACTACATGGTATATTATTCACTCAATCACATGCACCTATCACAGTAGTGATACTGTACTACAAAACTGTGGCTTTGTTAAGTCattcataattaattacatacaTCCCCAACAGTGAATGAGTCAAACAACCCGTGGTCCAATATTCTACCTCtagtattgttttattttcaaggTCTGTTTCAAGTTTGATGTATGCTTAAATGTTTTGTGtgagaataattttttttaatacactacttttgttttttctcaccCAGGTTTAAAGCCCATCACGCATTTCATCAGGTCATTGAGCATAGCAGAGACTCGGTAGTTCTGGTCTTTCTACAGGAGGTGCACGACTACAAACTGAGTCGTGCACTGTTTCTCCGCAGAGGCATGTTGCGTTCATGTTGCCTTCTGGACTGGCCTGTGTACAAGGAGAGGATACCAGCCTTTCAGCAGAAACTCCTCATTGCACTTGGCATGACTAATCAGTTAAAGGAATAACTGAATGGATTTGTACCTGTACGTTGCACTATTTTTCTAGTTCTGCCTTTCAATTTAGGTAAATCATGTGTTTAAATATCCAAATGCTGAGGCATGTTATAAGGTTTGCAATAtaacttgaaaaaaatatagtCATCTTTGTAGAACCTAAAAGTCTCTATGGTGTGTTACTAGTCTATGATTTATGACATAAACCACATCACGGAGGGAGGAAGGAAATCCCTCTGCTTCCATGTTGGGGTCGTTTTTCTGTTCATAATGAGcctaaaaactataaaaaaaaaaaaaatcat
Encoded here:
- the tlr3 gene encoding toll-like receptor 3, giving the protein MCCQPLLFVLCYFMVAPHYCIGSLKNNSCVVEYGRADCSHLSLRNIPSDLPWNITSLDMSHNLMVGIELSSLSLYPGIIHLNVSHNSIAKLNEYLCQKLPLLQTIDMNKNQVHLLKKEELSYCNSLISLNLASNRLKLQGEPFSALQKLKFLDVSNNNLKTAKLGSISQLPSLVGLNLAFNDFTTLKRDDFAFLNESSFLKVLNLSALSLKTFESGCFHPISGLHTLILDKCNMGTLVISKVCSELSETAIENLSLQKMKLVTLTNTTFRGLGKTNLTVLDLSSNGMGKIEDGSFRWLPRLQTLILCNNNLKHVTKGTFLGLKSLKNLQLMKALVKSHTSSTPIIDDFSFQPLSTLESLMLQKTAVREITENTFTGLTSLTELDMSWSSYAALKNITKKTFVSLSNSPLRTLNLIGTAITRINSGSFSFFGNLTTLLLDHNFIKQNLTGQEFEGLGQLQELYMANNGQSLNLTAESFVHTPNLTVLTLGKSLRAMALNLDLSAFQNLSKLNILDLSNNNIANIKENLLQGLVNLKVLRLQHNNLARLWKSGNLGGPVLFLKEAQKLTTLQLDYNGLDEIPLMTLKGLTHLKELSLSNNILNNFKETVFDDLTSLRVLRLAKNFITTVRPEVFRTPFTNLSLLMMEKNPYDCTCESILWFVTWLNSTNVTSIPGVRHQYMCNTPLVYSNRPVIDFDPSSCKDATPFEALFILSSTAVIILTLTALLVRFHGWRFQFYWNIMINRTLGFSDAKDKEGREFEFDAYIIHAAVEKRWVDRTLVPLEQKGYCFCLEHRDFIPGMSMIESIVSNLRKSRKIIFVITESLLNDPWCRQFKAHHAFHQVIEHSRDSVVLVFLQEVHDYKLSRALFLRRGMLRSCCLLDWPVYKERIPAFQQKLLIALGMTNQLKE